Proteins encoded together in one Nostoc sp. PCC 7524 window:
- a CDS encoding Rpn family recombination-promoting nuclease/putative transposase, whose product MKTDTLFYSLFQAFPKIFFELIGQPETDANTYQFTSIELKQQAFRLDGVFLPTAAHVNQSIYFLEVQFQKDEAFYHRVFAEIFLYLYQYQPANDWRAVLIFPRRSLEPQESKAYSLLLNSPLVQRVYLNELSESDNTSVGVGIVQLIVESERKTATKARQLIEQTQQQLTDPLTQKEIIEFIETVVIYKFPQLSREEVEAMLGLDAIRNTKVYQEAKEEGKLEGKLEGKLEGKLEGKLEAIPGFLRLGLSLEQIAEAMGLDVELVRQASAEQSSNGLDV is encoded by the coding sequence GTGAAAACTGACACCCTGTTTTATAGCCTCTTCCAAGCCTTTCCCAAAATATTTTTTGAATTAATTGGGCAGCCTGAAACTGATGCTAATACCTATCAATTCACCTCCATTGAACTGAAACAACAAGCATTTCGTCTTGATGGCGTATTTCTACCGACAGCCGCTCATGTAAACCAATCAATTTACTTTCTGGAAGTGCAGTTTCAGAAAGATGAAGCTTTCTATCATCGCGTGTTTGCAGAAATATTCCTTTATTTATACCAATATCAACCTGCAAATGACTGGCGTGCAGTTCTTATCTTTCCTCGCCGCAGTCTAGAACCCCAAGAATCTAAAGCGTATAGTTTATTACTTAACAGTCCCTTAGTGCAGCGTGTCTATCTAAACGAATTAAGTGAAAGCGACAATACTTCAGTAGGAGTTGGTATTGTGCAGCTTATTGTGGAAAGCGAACGTAAAACAGCCACAAAAGCTAGACAGTTAATTGAGCAAACGCAACAGCAATTAACAGACCCACTTACCCAAAAAGAAATTATAGAATTTATTGAGACTGTAGTGATTTATAAATTTCCTCAACTTAGCCGCGAGGAGGTGGAAGCTATGTTAGGGTTAGATGCCATTAGAAACACCAAAGTTTATCAAGAAGCCAAAGAGGAGGGCAAACTTGAAGGCAAGCTTGAAGGCAAACTTGAAGGCAAACTTGAAGGCAAGCTTGAAGCAATTCCTGGGTTTTTAAGACTGGGATTGAGTTTGGAGCAAATTGCCGAGGCTATGGGATTAGATGTGGAGTTGGTAAGACAAGCCTCAGCAGAACAATCTTCCAATGGGCTTGATGTATAA
- a CDS encoding YebC/PmpR family DNA-binding transcriptional regulator, giving the protein MAGHSKWANIKRQKAVVDAKKGKTFTQLSRAIIVAARNGIPDPVGNFQLRTAIEKAKAAGIPNDNIERAIAKGAGTFSDNAILEEIRYEGYGPGGVAILIEALTDNRNRTAADLRAAFSKNGGNLGETGCVSWMFDQKGVCVVQSVVDEDQLLEASLEGGAESYEMTEDETAEVLTEVANLETLNQTLKEQGFQVSDAELRWIPSNNVEVTDADQARSLLKLIDTLESLDDVQNVTSNFDMSEQLLAVSVV; this is encoded by the coding sequence ATGGCAGGTCATAGTAAATGGGCAAATATTAAACGCCAAAAGGCAGTAGTTGATGCCAAAAAGGGTAAAACCTTTACCCAATTGTCTAGAGCCATTATTGTGGCTGCGAGAAATGGCATCCCAGATCCAGTCGGGAATTTTCAACTACGTACAGCTATAGAAAAAGCCAAAGCTGCGGGTATTCCTAATGACAACATTGAAAGGGCGATCGCTAAAGGTGCAGGTACTTTTAGTGATAATGCCATTTTGGAAGAAATTCGCTATGAAGGTTACGGGCCTGGTGGTGTAGCAATTTTAATTGAAGCTCTCACTGATAACCGTAATCGGACTGCGGCTGATTTGCGAGCAGCATTTAGTAAAAATGGTGGTAACTTGGGTGAAACTGGCTGTGTAAGCTGGATGTTTGATCAAAAAGGTGTGTGCGTTGTTCAAAGTGTAGTAGATGAAGACCAGCTTTTAGAAGCATCCTTAGAAGGTGGCGCGGAATCCTATGAGATGACGGAAGATGAAACGGCGGAGGTGTTGACGGAAGTTGCTAATTTAGAAACCCTCAACCAAACCTTAAAAGAGCAAGGCTTTCAAGTCAGTGATGCGGAATTACGCTGGATTCCTAGTAACAATGTCGAAGTGACAGATGCAGATCAGGCGCGATCGCTCCTCAAGTTAATTGATACCCTAGAAAGTCTCGATGATGTGCAGAATGTTACATCTAACTTTGATATGTCAGAGCAGTTATTAGCTGTGAGTGTTGTATAA
- a CDS encoding ABC transporter substrate-binding protein, whose product MKSFLRRLLMLLVVGLLAVTGCQTIRSGVEAGKVIHVTLWHGVNPPPNRDVLQKLVDKFNQTHPDIQVESLYVGQQDQQMPKILAAVVGNAPPDLLWFNPTITGQLVELGALIPIDEMLANSPVKEEIDPTLYSSMEYQGKLWSVPFATNNVGIFYRPSLFQAAGITQTPRTWEEFRQVAKQLTRDLNGDGRIDQYGMFLPLGKGEFTVFTWLPFMWSSGGELVSGDGHNAAAVILQDNQGAIAALQFWRNLIQDGSTLLSSPERGYETDPLLSGQVAMQINGPWNLGQFQATDIDFGVFPLPVNQQPSTSIGGENLFFFKTTSERQKAAFKFAEYTMSEEFQTALALEAGYLPINLKSRESSKYQEFVKKLPQVQVFLEQAKHGRSRPIFPGYNRISDSVGRAVESVLLGESSPVEALTASQQRLDLIFD is encoded by the coding sequence ATGAAATCTTTCCTGCGCCGTTTACTGATGTTATTGGTGGTAGGACTATTAGCTGTGACCGGTTGTCAAACGATACGTTCTGGAGTCGAAGCAGGAAAAGTGATTCATGTAACTTTATGGCATGGGGTGAACCCACCGCCGAATCGGGATGTGTTGCAAAAGCTGGTAGATAAATTTAACCAAACTCACCCCGATATTCAAGTAGAGTCACTGTATGTTGGGCAACAGGATCAGCAAATGCCCAAGATTTTGGCAGCCGTAGTAGGTAATGCACCACCTGATTTGTTGTGGTTTAACCCCACCATCACCGGACAATTAGTAGAACTGGGGGCGTTGATTCCTATAGATGAAATGCTGGCAAATTCCCCAGTGAAAGAGGAAATTGACCCAACTTTATATTCATCGATGGAATACCAAGGTAAACTTTGGTCAGTTCCATTTGCTACAAATAATGTCGGGATTTTTTATCGTCCAAGTTTATTCCAAGCAGCAGGAATTACACAGACACCCCGCACTTGGGAGGAATTTCGGCAAGTTGCCAAGCAATTAACTCGTGACCTTAATGGTGATGGCAGAATAGATCAGTATGGAATGTTTTTACCTTTGGGTAAGGGAGAATTTACCGTCTTTACTTGGTTGCCATTTATGTGGAGTAGTGGCGGTGAATTGGTGAGTGGTGATGGACACAATGCCGCAGCCGTGATATTGCAAGATAATCAGGGAGCGATCGCGGCTTTACAATTTTGGCGTAATTTAATTCAAGATGGTTCGACGCTGTTATCCAGCCCGGAACGGGGTTATGAGACAGATCCTTTGTTATCAGGACAAGTAGCTATGCAAATCAATGGACCCTGGAATCTGGGACAATTCCAAGCTACTGATATTGATTTTGGTGTGTTTCCGTTGCCTGTGAACCAACAACCCTCTACCAGTATTGGTGGTGAGAATCTCTTCTTTTTTAAAACCACGTCAGAAAGGCAAAAAGCAGCTTTTAAGTTTGCCGAATATACAATGAGCGAAGAATTTCAAACAGCATTAGCCTTAGAAGCGGGTTATTTACCTATCAATTTAAAGTCTCGTGAAAGTTCAAAATATCAGGAATTTGTGAAAAAACTGCCACAAGTGCAAGTATTTTTAGAGCAGGCTAAACATGGGCGCAGTCGTCCAATTTTCCCAGGTTATAATCGCATCTCTGATAGTGTAGGTCGAGCCGTCGAATCTGTCTTACTGGGTGAAAGTTCCCCGGTTGAGGCATTAACAGCATCACAGCAACGCTTGGAT